A section of the Procambarus clarkii isolate CNS0578487 chromosome 38, FALCON_Pclarkii_2.0, whole genome shotgun sequence genome encodes:
- the LOC138372412 gene encoding uncharacterized protein has protein sequence MDKVQAFVESGKPEDLEGCTRDQLKQIAEKCGIRLKASKVAGMKDEILRQLRARSEAAEQGAQEGAESRKEDDGQDEVRSQGSSRSSKSSRSSRSSRNRSLERFQLELQMQQQREDKERQFQLEKMKLELQMKNEAEKEKEKTRLEVEKEKTRVRELELEQEKEKEKARLEVEKEKAQVEKEKERTKQMQIEANRTLAEQRIEHGLPESTTQVSHPPDVRVREKDIPLFVPEEAESFFEHFEKVASIKEWPQEEWAQLVQLRLTGAAREAYTQLSLEECQDYATVKSSILRSFQLTPEAYRKRFREMIKVGACTFAETARDLERRFQKWIEAAGVGSYADLKQLMVMEKFLEMMHPETKFKIQEAGIMEVKDAADRADMITEAYKSLRENRVRSEARRSNGRSNGVWGGRNYERPRRVWGEKNFDKWADKSKYPKTQKSRSRTSSESEDGGAKQETNRYPGNQESSKAPQSASSTSGPRNSNTSGQSQSYSGTYRRDFSQMRCYNCNGLGHVMRDCRQGKRVVTLAMCDPGSKYTNVFRDKPQRSNLVNERYRPFMSKGWISIGGQPEVEVDILRDTGANQSLITRSLIGNGRRLAGSGKMKVYGLLSESDMPVCTVQLRSEYVSAEVMLGVCPDIPVPGVQVILGNDLCGTKVLPRVIAETVPEECPEGHGTGGTPESVNLTDIRGDESGDRQAIENPVSVVMKAEVADEEDTGEDDTVSIQPVEEMDVDIAWLFDEGPAQKNEVSVRSKVKMAQPKKNTVERVDLSRAQTAEIKGRKANATVLSRNEEGCGHTEDGSRASRCPRAQRHMDSRVKLFEMSRVDTFRRQRGEEIVKKSNSRENERRRDSMCGEMLTSTQGEVKRHVLSSAVGCSTALGETFRERRRVEGEEMELHRGKKCGERKMIQAWRNRGKPRTRWESNRMRSRIYEKTKGRIVGEDEGVKYDDRRRKYNGGRWKSEDDRGGTDSRCLTLDVKRRRRGNGGWRQ, from the exons atggataaggtgcaagcgtttgtggagtcaggcaagcctgaggatttagaaggttgcacgagggatcaattgaaacaaatagcagaaaaatgtggcatcaggttgaaagcatctaaagtagctgggatgaaggatgagatcctgaggcagttgagagccagaagtgaagcggcagaacaaggagcccaggaaggagctgaaagtagaaaggaggatgatgggcaggatgaagtgagatcccagggatcgagtaggagcagcaagagtagccgcagtagcaggagtagccgaaataggagcttggagagattccagttagagctccagatgcagcaacaacgagaggacaaggagagacagttccagctggaaaagatgaaattagaacttcagatgaaaaatgaagccgagaaggaaaaagagaaaaccagactggaagtagaaaaagagaaaaccagagtaagagaactggagttggaacaagagaaagaaaaagagaaagcaagactagaggtcgaaaaagaaaaagcccag gtcgaaaaagaaaaagagagaacaaaacaaatgcagatagaagcgaacagaaccttggctgagcaaaggattgaacatgggttgccagagagcaccacccaggtatcacacccaccagatgttagggttagggagaaggacattcccttgtttgttcccgaagaggcagagagcttcttcgagcattttgagaaagtagccagtatcaaggagtggccacaggaggaatgggcccagctggtccagttaagattgaccggtgcagccagggaggcatacacccaattgtcactggaagagtgccaggattatgccacagtaaagagcagcatattgcgctcgtttcagttaaccccagaagcttataggaagcgcttcagagagatgatcaaagttggagcgtgtacgtttgctgagacagcaagggatctggaaagacgattccagaagtggattgaggctgctggagttggatcttacgctgacctgaagcaactgatggtcatggagaagttcttggagatgatgcatcccgaaacgaagttcaagatccaagaagcagggataatggaggtgaaagatgccgcagatagggcggatatgattactgaagcatacaagagcttaagggagaacagagtaagaagcgaggcgagacgcagcaatggcagatccaatggagtctggggaggaagaaattatgaaagacccagaagagtctggggtgagaaaaattttgataaatgggcagataaaagtaagtaccctaaaactcagaagagtaggtcgcgcacttcgtctgaaagtgaagatggaggagctaaacaagaaactaatcgttatccaggaaatcaagaatccagtaaagctccacagagtgcgagtagtacgtctggcccgaggaactccaatacgagtgggcagagtcagagctactctggtacatataggagagatttttcccagatgagatgttacaattgtaacggattgggtcacgtgatgcgagactgtcggcagggcaagagagttgtgaccctggccatgtgtgaccccggaagtaaatatactaatgtgttccgagacaaaccacagagatcaaacttagtgaacgagaggtataggccgttcatgagcaaaggttggatcagtataggaggccaacctgaggtagaagttgatatcttaagagataccggagctaatcagagcttgattacgagaagcctgattgggaatggtcgacggttagctggcagtgggaagatgaaagtatatgggttattgtctgagagtgacatgcccgtatgtactgtccagctaaggtcggaatatgtgtcggcggaggtgatgttgggagtatgccccgacatacctgttccaggagtccaagtgatcctggggaatgacttgtgcgggacaaaggtgttgccaagagtcatagcggagactgtgccagaggagtgcccagaaggccatggcacgggtgggacacctgagagtgtgaacctgactgacatccgaggagatgagtcaggagaccgccaagccattgaaaaccctgtctcggtagtgatgaaggcagaggtggccgacgaggaagacactggagaagatgatacagtgtcgattcagccagtggaagagatggacgtagatatagcgtggctctttgacgaaggtccagcccagaaaaatgaagtctcggtgaggtcaaaagtgaagatggcccagccgaagaagaatactgtggagagagttgacctgagtagagcccagactgctgaaattaagggtcggaaggcgaatgcaactgtgctgagtaggaatgaggaaggatgtggacataccgaggacgggagtagagcgtcacgttgtccacgagcacagaggcatatggatagtagagttaagttgtttgagatgtcaagagttgacacgtTTCGCAGACAACGTGGagaagagatagtgaagaagagtaatagccgagaaaatgaaaggagaagagacagtatgtgtggagagatgcttacgagcacacagggagaggtaaagcgacatgtactgtcgagtgctgttggatgtagcacAGCACtcggagaaacttttagggaacgaagaagagttgaaggagaagaaatggagttgcatAGAGGTAAAAAGTGTGgggagaggaagatgatacaagcatggaggaatagaggaaagccgaggactcggtgggagtcgaacaggatgaggtctcggatatatgagaagacgaaagggaggatcgtcggtgaagacgagggagtgaagtatgatgacaggagacgaaagtataatggcggtagatggaagagtgaagacgacagaggaggtacagacagtagatgtctgactctggacgtgaagagaagaagacgaggaaacggagggtggagacaataa